The following are encoded in a window of Sminthopsis crassicaudata isolate SCR6 chromosome 5, ASM4859323v1, whole genome shotgun sequence genomic DNA:
- the LOC141544227 gene encoding TBC1 domain family member 15-like, with the protein MVYQKGPEAGERKLVWKFLFGVYPLHSTAEERQVLDTKLEAHYHGMKWAWRGRYPSAVRLRVPADEEFSMAIDKYEVLQTKIRENASPLEKLAESSLQYHIFNDRLFRKAQKYIDADVPRTDRHRSYFQHEGLVKLLSVREILLTYAAFHQDLGYCQGMNDFVSRFLETLDSEADAFWCFVGFMRWAGMNFTAEGIKRKIQVSEELLRHVDPELSSHIEKVSKEKLLFCFRWLLLCFQRDLQHQDALRVLEIRGLEGGKDNSPVWRHSRTKNAVTGCRAPRKDLTFDVLLCVAILVQNRDQLLTFHHSNDFFLFSQRLQGKLKLNTLRGEEKELPRPELPSLGPGVMLIPGQ; encoded by the exons GCCCCGAGGCTGGAGAGCGAAAGCTGGTGTGGAAATTTCTGTTCGGTGTGTACCCACTGCACTCCACGGCTGAGGAACGGCAGGTACTGGACACTAAGCTGGAAGCCCACTATCACGGCATGAAGTGGGCCTGGAGGGGCCGCTACCCCAGCGCCGTCCGGCTCCGGGTACCCGCTGACG AGGAATTTTCCATGGCCATTGACAAGTATGAAGTGCTACAGACAAAGATAAGAGAAAATGCATCTCCTCTGGAAAAGTTGGCTGAG AGCAGTCTTCAGTACCACATCTTCAATGACCGGCTCTTCAGGAAGGCCCAGAAATACATAGATGCAGATGTCCCCCGAACTGACCGACACCGTTCTTACTTCCA GCATGAGGGGTTGGTCAAGTTGCTGTCTGTCCGGGAGATACTCCTCACCTATGCCGCCTTTCATCAAG ACTTGGGTTACTGCCAGGGCATGAATGACTTTGTGAGTAGATTTCTGGAGACCCTGGACTCGGAAGCTGATGCATTTTGGTGCTTTGTGGGCTTCATGCGCTGGGCAGGGATGAACTTCACAGCTGAAGGCATCAAGAGAAAGATCC AAGTCTCTGAAGAGCTTCTAAGACACGTCGATCCAGAACTCTCAAGCCACATAGAGAAGGTCTCCAAGGAAAAGCTGCTCTTCTGTTTCCG CTGGTTGTTGCTGTGTTTCCAGAGGGACCTGCAGCATCAAGATGCCCTCAGAGTCCTGGAGATCAGAGGATTAGAAGGCGGTAAGGACAACTCCCCTGTCTGGCGGCATTCAAGGACCAAGAATG CAGTCACTGGATGCCGTGCTCCCCGAAAAGACCTGACCTTTGATGTTCTGCTGTGTGTGGCCATCCTGGTGCAAAACCGAGATCAGCTGCTAACCTTCCATCACTCCAAtgacttcttcctcttctcccagag GCTCCAAGGAAAGCTGAAACTGAACACCCTccgaggagaagaaaaggagttgCCACGCCCTGAGCTACCTTCCTTGGGGCCTGGGGTTATGCTTATACCTGGCCAATAA